From Microbacterium croceum, a single genomic window includes:
- a CDS encoding ABC transporter permease, with protein MSVALPPAQGGGLIDTVAIAQADLKDGPGGFWRDVFRRLRRNPTAWIGAGIVLLFVLVAALAPLIAPYPETALPGAKFITPTHIPGPGELPEFPLGLDRFGGDVLSKLIWGAQASLLIGVISTAMGLVGGMILGLLAGTFGGWVDTLIMRIVDIILSVPNLLLAVSIAAILGQTPYAVMIAIGASQVPIFARLLRASMLQQRSSDYVLSAQTLGLGRGSITMSHVLPNAIGPVIVQGTLTLATAVIDAAALSFLGLGGGRPETAEWGRMLTYAQAELAIAPWLAFLPGICIAVTALGFTLFGEALREAMDPRTRAR; from the coding sequence ATGAGCGTCGCCCTTCCTCCCGCCCAGGGCGGCGGTCTCATCGACACCGTCGCCATCGCCCAAGCCGATCTGAAGGACGGCCCCGGCGGCTTCTGGCGCGACGTGTTCCGCAGACTGCGTCGCAACCCGACCGCCTGGATCGGCGCCGGCATCGTGCTGCTGTTCGTGCTGGTCGCGGCGCTCGCACCCCTGATCGCGCCCTATCCGGAGACCGCGCTCCCCGGGGCGAAGTTCATCACCCCGACGCACATCCCCGGACCGGGTGAGCTGCCGGAGTTCCCGCTCGGACTCGACCGCTTCGGCGGCGATGTGCTGTCGAAGCTCATCTGGGGCGCGCAGGCATCGCTGCTCATCGGCGTGATCTCGACCGCCATGGGTCTGGTGGGCGGCATGATCCTCGGCCTCCTCGCCGGAACCTTCGGGGGATGGGTCGACACGCTCATCATGCGCATCGTCGACATCATCCTGTCGGTGCCGAACCTGCTGCTCGCGGTGTCGATCGCCGCGATCCTCGGGCAGACCCCGTACGCCGTCATGATCGCGATCGGGGCCTCCCAGGTGCCGATCTTCGCCCGCCTGCTGCGGGCATCGATGCTGCAGCAGCGCTCCAGCGACTACGTGCTGTCGGCTCAGACCCTCGGTCTCGGTCGCGGGTCGATCACCATGTCGCACGTGCTGCCGAACGCCATCGGTCCGGTGATCGTGCAGGGGACCCTGACGCTCGCGACCGCCGTGATCGATGCCGCCGCGCTGTCGTTCCTCGGTCTCGGTGGAGGACGGCCGGAGACGGCGGAGTGGGGGCGGATGCTCACTTACGCCCAGGCGGAACTGGCGATCGCGCCGTGGTTGGCGTTCCTCCCCGGTATCTGCATCGCGGTCACTGCGCTGGGCTTCACGCTGTTCGGTGAAGCGCTGCGCGAGGCCATGGACCCGAGAACGAGGGCACGATGA
- a CDS encoding ABC transporter permease has product MLRTIGRRLLFLIPTLFGLSILLFAWVRALPGGPAVALLGEKATPEAVARVNELYGFNKPLIEQYFIWVGRLLQGDFGTSIQTNRPVVDEFLRRFPATLELSVMALIFAIGVGIPLGYWAARRHGKFSDHASVVLSLVGITIPVFFLAFILKYIFAVQLGWLPSDGRQNPRIDATHPTGFYVWDGIITGEFDAAWDAILHLVLPALALGTIPLAIIVRITRASVLEVQNADYVRTGRAKGVGSSTLRNRFILRNAMLPVITTIGLQTGLLISGAVLTETVFAFPGIGSFLARAIFTRDFPVLQGFIIFIAIAYALINLAVDVSYSFIDPRVRVQ; this is encoded by the coding sequence TTGCTGCGCACCATCGGCAGGCGACTGCTATTCCTCATCCCCACCCTGTTCGGGCTCAGCATCCTGCTGTTCGCCTGGGTCAGGGCCCTCCCCGGTGGCCCCGCGGTCGCCCTTCTCGGTGAGAAGGCGACTCCCGAGGCCGTCGCGAGAGTCAACGAGCTCTATGGCTTCAACAAGCCGCTCATCGAGCAGTACTTCATCTGGGTCGGACGTCTCCTGCAGGGGGACTTCGGCACCTCGATCCAGACCAACCGACCTGTCGTGGACGAGTTCCTGCGACGGTTCCCCGCGACTCTCGAGCTGAGCGTGATGGCGCTGATCTTCGCGATCGGCGTCGGCATCCCGCTCGGCTACTGGGCCGCACGCCGTCACGGCAAGTTCAGCGACCACGCCTCGGTCGTGCTGAGCCTGGTCGGCATCACCATCCCGGTGTTCTTCCTGGCGTTCATCCTCAAGTACATCTTCGCGGTGCAACTGGGATGGCTGCCGTCGGACGGACGACAGAATCCGCGGATAGACGCCACGCATCCCACCGGGTTCTACGTGTGGGACGGCATCATCACCGGGGAGTTCGACGCGGCGTGGGACGCGATCCTGCATCTCGTGCTGCCGGCACTGGCGCTCGGCACCATCCCGCTCGCCATCATCGTCCGTATCACCAGGGCCAGCGTGCTCGAGGTGCAGAATGCGGACTATGTGCGCACGGGCCGTGCCAAGGGCGTCGGATCCTCGACGCTGCGCAACCGCTTCATCCTGCGCAACGCCATGCTCCCGGTGATCACCACCATCGGGCTGCAGACCGGGCTCCTCATCTCGGGGGCGGTGCTCACCGAGACGGTGTTCGCGTTCCCGGGGATCGGCTCGTTCCTCGCACGGGCGATCTTCACCCGCGACTTCCCGGTGCTGCAGGGCTTCATCATCTTCATCGCGATCGCCTACGCCCTGATCAACCTCGCCGTCGACGTGTCGTACAGCTTCATCGATCCGAGAGTGAGGGTCCAATGA